The Caloenas nicobarica isolate bCalNic1 chromosome Z, bCalNic1.hap1, whole genome shotgun sequence region TCTTTTGTTGTGCTGCTTATCCATTCTGGTAAATTCTGGTTTGCATTTCACACTCTAAagttgtacctttttttttcctaaaaataatatGATGGCAAAGAAGGAATCAGGGTTCTGAAATACAGTTCAGAAAAGTAATCCTGAATGTGTCTGATCTGATCATTTGAATTTAGATTGACACTTCAGGCACTGAAGTTGTTGGATCAAACGGTGGGGAAAGAAGTGTAATTCAGAGTATCCGTGTAACGTTCTGCCTGGAAATGCCCACTGAAGGGTCTGGGCCCCTCGGCAGGGCCCTGGGGTCACACCAGCACACTGAACTTGCCTTCTTACCCCAGgagtcagaaaaaaagggaaaacagttttgcagaggagaaagaaacGAGGTAATAACATGTCACCTGACCAAACTGCTGGTTATTTGACTCATCTGACAAAATTCCCGCTGGGGGAACGGGGGTCCTCCTCTTTTTTAGACTGAAAAGCAGGTGTCATTTGCTTTCTGTACTTTAACTACAGACAGGTAGGTGGTCCATATTCCAGCTCTGATGCAAACCAGAGGTAATGAAATCAGCCACAATTTTAATATAAGCTATTTAAGCCATGCTCAGTTTTGGATGTGAGGTCAGATCTGCTTTGAGAAATGTTTGAAGAAGAATGATCCATGGTTTTTTACATGTGTCATTTTTTTGAGGAATCCTCAGAACATGACCAAGTTCGGGGTTATTTTTAAACCTTCGTGTATATGTAAAACAGCTGTATAGGTTTAGATTTTGCTTACTTACATGTGTTGTGTCTGTGTAAATAGCAATGTCTTTTTCTTCAAGGCGGTTACAGTCAACGTTTGCCAAATGCGAGTGCCCTGGGAAAGATTTTCACGGCTTTGCCTTTTGGGGATCCCGTGTACCAGATGCTGGAGCTGAAGCTTGCCATGTACATCGATTTCCCCACTCACATGAAACCAGGAATTCTCGTTACGTGTTCAGATGACATAGAACTTTACAGcactggagctgcaggagccgTCACGTTTGATAGACCTGGGTTTACCGCGTTAGCTCACCCTTCGGATCTGAGCGTTGGGACAACTCACGGCGTGTTTGTGCTGGATCCGTGCGGTTTCACGGGGACGGGAGGACTGGAATACGCATCTTGCCGCCAGTTCCTGCACAAGCCCGACGTGGGGACGATGCGGCAGCGCGGTGCGGTGTGTGCGAGAGGGAGCTCGGAGTGTGTGTACACAGACAGCATCTTCTACATGGACCACAGCATTGCAAAGCAATTACTGATGTTTTATAAGCAGATGGGCGCTGTTTGCTGTGAAATAGATGCGTACGGTGACTTCCTCCAGGCCCTGGGACCCGGGGCCGCTCCGGATTACACGCAAAGCGCGGGTAACGTGGCAGGGGAGGGGTCGCGGCTGGCGGAGGTGCGGCAGAAGCTGTTCTCCCTCCTCGAAGGAACCGCGCTTAACGTCATAGTCTTAAACAACTCCAAGTTCTATCACATCGGAACTACTCAGGagtatttgtttcattttacatcCGACAGCAAGCTGAGGTTCGAGCTCGACTTGCTGCCTGTGGCTTTCAGCGTCTCTcgcggggcagccggggcgTTGGGGCGGTCGGCGAGCGTCATCCAGAGCGTGGCCCAGCGCGGGTGCCGCGTGGGACCCGGCTCCGTCGTCGAGTGCTCCAGGATCGGCCCGGGGGTGTCGGTGGGGAGCAGCTGCATCATCAGCGGGTCGCACATCGATTGGGAGGCGGACGTCCCTTCGCGCTGCTTTCTGGCCTCGCTCAGCGTGAAGATCGGCGGCCGGGTGCAGTACGCCAGCATGGCGTTCGGCGTGGCGGACGACTTGAAGAGGACGGTGGGGCTGCTGTCGGACGTGCGGGCGCTGCGGTTCTGCGGGGCCAGCCTGGCGCGGTGCCTGCGCCGCTGGCGGCTGCGGCTGTCGGAGCAGCGCTTCTCCGGCGGCGCCGCCCGCATGGGGCTCTGGACCGCCAGGATTTTCCCTGTGTGTTCTACCTTAAGCGAATCCGCCAGGATGGCGTTAAAAATGTTGAATTCTGCGCAGCACAT contains the following coding sequences:
- the FPGT gene encoding fucose-1-phosphate guanylyltransferase isoform X2 encodes the protein MPAGERSAARREDTARRLARFAALRGKAARPGEFWDVVALTAADAEQARAYRLQLAGKLRRRELPRGARYLVFADPPGGNGGSTLHVLQCLEDLYGDKWTSFVVLLIHSGGYSQRLPNASALGKIFTALPFGDPVYQMLELKLAMYIDFPTHMKPGILVTCSDDIELYSTGAAGAVTFDRPGFTALAHPSDLSVGTTHGVFVLDPCGFTGTGGLEYASCRQFLHKPDVGTMRQRGAVCARGSSECVYTDSIFYMDHSIAKQLLMFYKQMGAVCCEIDAYGDFLQALGPGAAPDYTQSAGNVAGEGSRLAEVRQKLFSLLEGTALNVIVLNNSKFYHIGTTQEYLFHFTSDSKLRFELDLLPVAFSVSRGAAGALGRSASVIQSVAQRGCRVGPGSVVECSRIGPGVSVGSSCIISGSHIDWEADVPSRCFLASLSVKIGGRVQYASMAFGVADDLKRTVGLLSDVRALRFCGASLARCLRRWRLRLSEQRFSGGAARMGLWTARIFPVCSTLSESARMALKMLNSAQHMSALALNGFKLLSVEEMLAHKDVGDMLKFRKQIYDEICLQRSKEKSDL
- the FPGT gene encoding fucose-1-phosphate guanylyltransferase isoform X1, which gives rise to MPAGERSAARREDTARRLARFAALRGKAARPGEFWDVVALTAADAEQARAYRLQLAGKLRRRELPRGARYLVFADPPGGKIGNGGSTLHVLQCLEDLYGDKWTSFVVLLIHSGGYSQRLPNASALGKIFTALPFGDPVYQMLELKLAMYIDFPTHMKPGILVTCSDDIELYSTGAAGAVTFDRPGFTALAHPSDLSVGTTHGVFVLDPCGFTGTGGLEYASCRQFLHKPDVGTMRQRGAVCARGSSECVYTDSIFYMDHSIAKQLLMFYKQMGAVCCEIDAYGDFLQALGPGAAPDYTQSAGNVAGEGSRLAEVRQKLFSLLEGTALNVIVLNNSKFYHIGTTQEYLFHFTSDSKLRFELDLLPVAFSVSRGAAGALGRSASVIQSVAQRGCRVGPGSVVECSRIGPGVSVGSSCIISGSHIDWEADVPSRCFLASLSVKIGGRVQYASMAFGVADDLKRTVGLLSDVRALRFCGASLARCLRRWRLRLSEQRFSGGAARMGLWTARIFPVCSTLSESARMALKMLNSAQHMSALALNGFKLLSVEEMLAHKDVGDMLKFRKQIYDEICLQRSKEKSDL